From one Halothece sp. PCC 7418 genomic stretch:
- a CDS encoding translocation/assembly module TamB domain-containing protein, giving the protein MSDQNPSPSEAPSEELSPEPHPPQRPPWLRSLLMLMLLGLGGGAGYGWYFIQSRLSPTVAESLSNLLSRPVEMGTLDSFSFTSLTFGETVIPPTEDNSEAVIIPAIEVDFTPFKLITEQTIELDVTLVEPEITVEQTPEGKWITTELTPQPAGAIEIKLNTLAVEQGNLSLSPRTPEGQLQPPVNLTLPQLNSQFRDNNQRISFQVQNLSVTDGQGSLNLDGEARLDTGEVDVAVTSNQLAMGELARLVSSPLEIKGGMLDANTKVSLTLDGSLPSFEGTAQLENVEGKLDQFTTAITNTNADVQLAGKDIIIKEFNTQFGDVSAIAQGTINLDQGYDLTANLEPTPVSKLLTAIDLDPTEVPLTGTIEAQIEITGELDNPQLNITANSTDTTTVDQIKVSGFQTQLFVQGTQVIIETFQATPQTGGEITAQGTLNLTAEQEIALDVEVKDVSGEAIRPYQANLPPDLGTLNASAEITGSLKDWKNLKADGTANFAIAEGTVTLPQLQLSQGQLQAQIKINGLQPEKLSNQIPPQFQNPISGQFRLDADVTDLSPEKLQLTGSGALNVPQGELAATNITFNEGQLNADLRLQDIPLALLAPETPPDLNELLSAQLQVQADVQAFDDLNQVQGTGSGSINVRGSDQNQNIALNNLRLNQGKWQGELQVENFTLSRFVPQLPSPLTNALFNTQLTAQGTLDNLTPSGITVQGTAAINQILGGKVTANLIRLEDGEFQIVATPENLQLSQLSDQLQGDLTGEVNLDGNLDNLTPAGITAQANLNFSEGLALMTNPLTTRLSWEGEQVILEEATAENFFAEGVIALNLEQEGQDIIENINLTVDAQNLDLAQLPLPSPEPVGKIDVQGLANFSGNITGNLTQPQAEGDIRLQNFAVERFTFDSEMTGGVQVNAQQGVRLNLIGNRETPDQIRFALSSPQRDRLLPLEPESFLIQRDKALAEGTRQGDTLQASLEAIPLDLLKDFAPLSAEFANQPASGTLEGNLALNLDNYDVSGELTLQEPSLGRFNSDRATANFTYTKNTLTVKEAVLIEQESEYRGSGRLTLAAPSPDFEVNLNIEQGRIQDLLSNLQVFNLSDINQNFTTPTYGNADDLDVAAVGVDQLPLPIQLRRFSEIKALLAQMQAQEETVTAIPPLASAQGNFTGNLSLQGQSFNLEEIQGEFRLNGKAWQWGPYQAQTVNAKVSLSNGVITLLPVRLASGESFINLSGTVGGENQSAQLKVNQIPIAGLQNLIELPEFIGVSGFVNATATVAGKQDNPTARGELSVEQATLNQTPIQTIQGSFNYNNSQLNFFAEGLLSEDSNPLTLSGDIPYQLPFAVVPPPSDDLNIDINLQDDGFALLDVVSNGQLTWEGGEGAVNLAINGPFNLENFQFDQLNTTGVVTLSQASLGTAVLPEPLTDINSRVTFNFNQFTVEQFNADFGGGEVTATGGLPLFEATPDSQTLAIALDDLTVNLPDLYEGDVAGNINIAQSALEPEIGGEMTVSDGEVILAGQDSAATNRESTEENTSNIAFSDLKINLGENVNVVRPPIMDFLAKGDLTLNGTLANMRPEGTINLERGQVNLGPTQFRLAQGYEQTATFIPSQGLDPTLNVRLVTSVAETSGNVRTETTGTETTTRVNSGVGTLQSVQVEALVQGRASTLQPGQLTANNDVLTLSSDPRRSETEIIALLGGGLTSGLGQGNTALGLANLAGSTFLGSFQNTIGDALGLSEFRIFPTLIPTETEEGEDSSDSTLGFAAEAGVEISNDFSFSVLTLFNADQTFQYSVRYRLSDDILLRGSTDLSDNESLTVEYETRF; this is encoded by the coding sequence ATGAGCGATCAAAATCCTTCCCCATCCGAAGCACCATCAGAGGAATTATCCCCCGAACCGCACCCTCCTCAGCGTCCCCCTTGGCTGCGATCGCTGCTGATGCTGATGCTTTTAGGATTAGGGGGAGGAGCAGGTTATGGTTGGTATTTTATTCAGTCTCGCCTGTCCCCAACTGTCGCCGAAAGCCTGAGCAATCTTCTCTCGCGTCCCGTGGAAATGGGAACGTTAGACTCATTCTCCTTCACCTCCCTCACCTTTGGGGAAACCGTCATTCCGCCCACTGAAGATAACTCAGAAGCAGTGATTATCCCCGCTATAGAAGTGGATTTCACCCCATTCAAACTGATCACTGAACAGACCATTGAACTCGATGTCACCTTAGTTGAACCTGAGATTACCGTTGAGCAAACCCCAGAGGGAAAATGGATTACTACTGAACTGACTCCGCAACCTGCTGGCGCGATCGAGATTAAACTCAATACCCTTGCGGTTGAACAGGGAAACCTTTCTCTCTCTCCCCGAACGCCAGAAGGACAACTGCAACCTCCCGTTAATTTGACCTTACCGCAACTCAACAGTCAGTTTCGGGATAACAACCAACGGATTTCGTTTCAGGTGCAAAATTTATCCGTTACCGATGGACAAGGAAGTCTTAACTTAGATGGAGAAGCCCGTCTTGATACTGGGGAAGTGGATGTCGCCGTTACCAGTAATCAACTCGCCATGGGGGAATTAGCCCGTCTGGTATCTTCTCCCCTTGAGATTAAAGGAGGGATGCTCGATGCCAATACCAAGGTTTCCTTAACCCTTGATGGCAGTTTACCCAGTTTTGAAGGGACGGCTCAATTAGAAAACGTCGAAGGAAAACTCGATCAATTTACCACCGCAATCACTAATACCAATGCTGATGTCCAGTTAGCGGGAAAAGATATTATTATCAAAGAGTTTAACACTCAATTTGGAGATGTCAGCGCGATCGCGCAAGGAACAATTAATCTGGATCAGGGGTATGACCTCACCGCAAATCTTGAACCAACCCCCGTTTCCAAGCTGTTAACCGCCATTGATCTTGATCCGACTGAAGTTCCCCTAACTGGAACCATTGAAGCCCAGATTGAGATTACAGGCGAATTAGATAATCCCCAACTGAATATCACCGCCAACAGTACCGACACAACAACTGTCGATCAAATCAAAGTGAGTGGCTTTCAAACTCAACTCTTTGTCCAAGGAACACAAGTTATTATTGAAACCTTCCAAGCAACACCGCAAACAGGGGGAGAAATTACCGCTCAAGGGACATTGAACTTAACCGCAGAACAAGAAATAGCTCTCGATGTTGAAGTCAAAGATGTTTCAGGAGAAGCCATTCGTCCCTATCAAGCCAATCTTCCCCCTGATTTGGGAACACTCAACGCCTCAGCCGAAATTACAGGATCATTAAAAGACTGGAAAAATCTGAAAGCAGACGGAACAGCAAACTTCGCCATTGCCGAAGGGACAGTGACCTTACCCCAACTGCAACTTTCCCAAGGTCAGTTACAAGCCCAAATTAAGATTAATGGCTTACAACCCGAAAAACTCAGTAATCAAATTCCTCCCCAATTTCAAAATCCCATTTCAGGACAATTTCGCCTCGATGCGGATGTCACTGACTTATCTCCCGAAAAACTGCAACTCACTGGATCAGGCGCTTTAAACGTCCCCCAAGGCGAACTCGCTGCAACCAACATTACCTTCAATGAAGGTCAGTTAAATGCTGATTTGAGACTGCAAGACATTCCCCTTGCCTTACTCGCCCCCGAAACACCACCCGATTTAAACGAATTACTCTCCGCCCAGTTGCAAGTGCAAGCAGATGTGCAAGCATTTGATGATCTCAACCAAGTTCAAGGAACGGGTTCTGGATCAATTAATGTTAGAGGCAGTGATCAAAATCAAAACATTGCCCTCAATAATCTTCGTCTCAACCAAGGGAAATGGCAAGGAGAGTTACAAGTCGAAAACTTCACTCTGTCTCGTTTTGTTCCTCAGCTTCCCTCTCCACTAACAAACGCGCTTTTTAATACCCAACTGACCGCCCAAGGCACATTAGATAATTTAACCCCCTCAGGAATTACGGTTCAAGGAACAGCAGCTATTAATCAAATTTTAGGCGGGAAGGTTACAGCAAATCTGATTCGTTTAGAAGACGGGGAATTTCAAATTGTTGCCACCCCAGAGAATCTCCAACTGTCTCAACTTTCTGATCAATTACAAGGCGACCTCACTGGAGAAGTCAATCTTGATGGCAATCTAGATAATCTCACACCCGCAGGAATTACAGCCCAAGCCAACTTAAACTTCAGTGAAGGACTCGCCCTGATGACCAATCCCCTAACTACCCGCCTCAGTTGGGAGGGTGAACAAGTCATTCTCGAAGAAGCAACCGCCGAAAACTTCTTTGCTGAAGGGGTGATTGCTCTCAACTTAGAACAAGAAGGACAAGACATTATTGAAAATATCAACTTAACCGTTGATGCCCAAAACCTTGATTTAGCCCAACTTCCTCTCCCCAGTCCAGAACCAGTGGGTAAAATTGATGTGCAAGGCTTAGCCAACTTCTCTGGCAACATTACAGGAAATCTTACTCAACCCCAAGCCGAAGGAGACATTCGCTTACAAAACTTTGCCGTCGAACGCTTTACCTTTGATTCAGAAATGACGGGAGGCGTTCAAGTGAATGCACAGCAAGGAGTGAGACTGAACTTAATTGGGAATCGTGAAACTCCTGATCAAATTCGTTTCGCCTTATCCTCTCCCCAGCGCGATCGATTACTCCCTCTCGAACCCGAATCCTTCTTGATTCAACGAGACAAAGCCCTTGCAGAAGGAACGCGCCAAGGAGACACCTTACAAGCCAGTTTAGAAGCAATTCCTCTTGACCTACTTAAAGACTTTGCCCCCCTCTCTGCCGAATTTGCCAATCAACCCGCATCAGGCACATTAGAAGGCAACTTGGCCCTGAATTTAGACAATTATGATGTTTCGGGAGAGCTTACCCTCCAAGAGCCCTCCTTAGGACGCTTTAACAGCGATCGCGCAACAGCAAACTTTACCTATACTAAGAACACCCTCACCGTCAAAGAAGCGGTCCTCATCGAACAAGAAAGCGAATATCGCGGAAGCGGTCGCCTCACTCTCGCTGCACCCAGCCCTGATTTTGAAGTGAATCTCAACATTGAACAAGGACGCATTCAAGATCTTCTCAGCAACCTGCAAGTGTTTAATCTTTCTGATATCAACCAAAACTTCACGACCCCGACTTATGGCAATGCGGATGACCTTGATGTCGCTGCGGTTGGTGTTGACCAACTCCCCCTTCCCATCCAACTGCGACGCTTCTCAGAAATTAAAGCTCTCCTTGCTCAAATGCAAGCCCAAGAAGAGACAGTAACCGCCATTCCTCCCCTAGCTTCCGCCCAAGGAAACTTTACAGGCAATTTGAGTCTGCAAGGGCAATCCTTTAATCTCGAAGAGATCCAAGGAGAATTTCGCCTTAATGGTAAAGCCTGGCAATGGGGCCCCTATCAAGCGCAAACGGTTAACGCCAAAGTCAGTCTTTCCAATGGTGTAATCACTTTATTACCCGTTCGTCTCGCCTCTGGAGAAAGTTTTATTAATCTCTCAGGGACAGTTGGGGGAGAAAACCAATCGGCACAATTAAAAGTCAATCAAATCCCCATTGCCGGCTTGCAAAACCTGATTGAACTACCTGAATTTATTGGGGTAAGCGGTTTTGTTAATGCGACAGCAACCGTTGCAGGGAAACAAGATAACCCCACCGCTAGAGGAGAACTCAGCGTTGAACAAGCCACGCTCAATCAAACCCCCATTCAAACCATTCAAGGCAGTTTTAACTATAACAACTCACAATTGAATTTCTTCGCTGAAGGATTACTCTCCGAAGATAGCAACCCCCTAACCCTCAGTGGCGACATTCCCTATCAACTCCCCTTTGCTGTTGTTCCTCCTCCTTCTGATGATTTGAATATTGATATTAACCTCCAAGATGATGGTTTTGCCCTTCTTGATGTGGTGAGTAATGGTCAACTCACGTGGGAAGGCGGAGAAGGGGCGGTCAACCTGGCGATTAATGGCCCCTTCAATCTCGAAAACTTCCAATTTGATCAACTCAACACCACAGGCGTTGTCACCCTTTCCCAAGCGAGTCTTGGGACGGCGGTATTACCTGAACCGTTAACAGATATTAACAGCCGTGTGACATTTAATTTCAATCAGTTCACGGTGGAACAATTTAATGCTGACTTTGGGGGCGGAGAAGTCACCGCAACAGGAGGACTCCCCTTATTTGAAGCGACCCCTGACTCACAAACCCTTGCGATTGCTTTAGATGATTTGACCGTTAATTTGCCTGATCTTTATGAAGGTGATGTCGCTGGAAATATTAATATTGCCCAAAGCGCGTTAGAACCCGAAATTGGTGGGGAAATGACGGTTTCCGATGGCGAAGTGATTCTCGCTGGACAAGACTCCGCAGCCACCAATCGCGAGTCAACCGAAGAAAATACTTCCAATATTGCTTTCAGTGACTTGAAAATTAATCTTGGGGAGAATGTTAATGTCGTTCGTCCGCCCATTATGGACTTTTTGGCAAAAGGCGATTTAACCCTCAATGGAACGTTAGCCAATATGCGTCCTGAAGGAACAATCAATTTAGAACGCGGTCAAGTCAATTTGGGACCCACTCAATTTCGCTTAGCCCAAGGTTACGAGCAAACCGCAACCTTTATTCCCAGCCAAGGGTTAGACCCCACTCTCAATGTCCGTTTAGTGACCTCTGTCGCTGAAACCAGTGGTAATGTTCGGACTGAGACCACAGGAACGGAAACCACCACCCGAGTTAATTCAGGTGTGGGTACATTGCAATCCGTGCAAGTGGAAGCCTTAGTACAGGGACGCGCCAGTACACTCCAGCCTGGACAATTAACCGCTAATAACGATGTTCTGACTCTCAGTAGCGACCCCCGTCGCAGTGAAACAGAGATTATTGCTCTGCTCGGGGGTGGGTTAACCAGTGGCTTGGGACAAGGAAATACAGCATTAGGACTGGCTAATTTAGCAGGTTCAACATTTTTAGGCAGTTTTCAAAATACTATTGGTGATGCTTTAGGCTTAAGTGAATTTCGGATCTTCCCCACTCTGATTCCCACTGAAACCGAAGAAGGAGAAGATAGTTCTGATTCTACTTTAGGCTTTGCAGCAGAAGCTGGGGTTGAAATTAGTAATGATTTTTCCTTCTCTGTCCTTACCCTCTTTAATGCGGATCAAACATTTCAATATAGTGTTCGCTATCGTTTAAGTGATGATATTTTATTACGGGGTTCAACCGATTTATCCGATAATGAAAGCCTGACCGTTGAATATGAAACCCGTTTCTAG
- a CDS encoding methyl-accepting chemotaxis sensory transducer, whose amino-acid sequence MTSSNQTPLNPSSTIADLETHKYQVNADTLGEVVANEFQDHPSLPGVIITEADQLLGVISRRKFLEQMSQPYSLELYLRRPIRVLLEVMETDTLTLEPDCRIDKAVRQALNRSLDLLYEPILVRKENQSLELLELHHLLLAQSKIFAQVNKIINNQKEEARRYAENLKQEQAKVKEYTRQLEQQQLEAQRRNQVLEMQRAKLSRQANAISELNERFVQLGELLSEEGKQTFAQMLSSVEAISDYTARIMKIGEGFNEELESVNNATKLIERVSQQVRNLSIQAALVANRPQSDSSGQMSGLSRITTEIGNLGNKTFEATTEVNQIAYRFQSQIEDLTNAAQESETVARSLVKRSQQTQQALEELERLINEYKQDNTIIESNPSPQETPEADNVH is encoded by the coding sequence GTGACCTCATCTAACCAGACTCCCCTTAATCCCAGTTCAACAATTGCTGATTTAGAAACTCACAAGTATCAGGTAAATGCTGATACCCTTGGAGAAGTTGTTGCTAACGAATTTCAAGACCACCCGAGCCTCCCCGGTGTGATTATTACCGAGGCAGATCAACTTCTCGGAGTAATTTCTAGGCGAAAATTTCTGGAACAGATGAGTCAGCCCTACAGCTTAGAGTTATATCTCCGTCGCCCAATTCGAGTGTTGCTAGAGGTGATGGAAACGGATACGCTTACCTTAGAACCAGACTGTCGCATTGATAAAGCGGTGAGACAAGCCCTGAATCGTTCTTTAGACTTACTCTATGAACCGATTTTGGTTCGGAAGGAAAATCAGTCATTAGAATTGCTAGAACTTCACCATTTACTGCTCGCGCAATCTAAAATTTTTGCTCAAGTTAATAAAATTATTAATAATCAAAAAGAAGAAGCTCGCCGATACGCAGAAAACTTAAAACAAGAACAAGCCAAAGTTAAAGAATATACCCGTCAGTTAGAACAGCAACAACTCGAAGCCCAAAGGCGAAATCAAGTCTTGGAAATGCAACGGGCAAAATTATCGCGACAAGCAAATGCGATTTCGGAATTAAATGAGCGCTTTGTGCAGTTAGGGGAACTCCTCTCGGAAGAAGGAAAACAAACTTTTGCTCAAATGTTGAGTAGTGTTGAGGCAATTTCGGATTATACCGCTCGCATTATGAAAATTGGGGAGGGGTTTAACGAAGAATTAGAATCGGTGAATAATGCAACCAAGTTGATTGAACGGGTGAGTCAACAGGTACGGAATTTGTCCATTCAAGCAGCATTAGTGGCAAATCGCCCTCAAAGTGACTCATCAGGTCAAATGAGCGGTTTAAGTCGCATTACCACCGAAATTGGCAATTTAGGGAATAAAACTTTTGAAGCAACCACCGAAGTGAACCAGATTGCTTATCGTTTTCAAAGTCAGATTGAAGATTTGACCAATGCAGCCCAAGAAAGCGAAACCGTCGCGCGATCGCTGGTGAAACGATCTCAACAAACGCAACAAGCCCTTGAGGAGTTGGAACGCTTGATTAATGAGTATAAACAAGATAACACGATTATCGAATCCAACCCCTCCCCACAGGAAACACCAGAAGCGGATAATGTTCACTAA
- the rpoD gene encoding RNA polymerase sigma factor RpoD: MQVHALTSQQQKSELERLIEEQSHEAAQGNTVPLEVEPADADLEKEALLEVAEASEETSTKAVTATKEENSKEDSKKKSYTEDSIRLYLQEIGRIRLLRADEEIELARKIADLLELERKRTELEATIGCEPTDEEWAEEVDMPLQKFRRRLMLGRRAKEKMVQSNLRLVVSIAKKYMNRGLSFQDLIQEGSLGLIRAAEKFDHEKGYKFSTYATWWIRQAITRAIADQSRTIRLPVHLYETISRIKKTTKLLSQELGRKPTEEEIAERMEMTIEKLRFIAKSAQLPISLETPIGKEEDSRLGDFIEADGETPEDEVSKSLLREDLEDVLDTLSPRERDVLRLRYGLEDGRMKTLEEIGQIFNVTRERIRQIEAKALRKLRHPNRNSILKEYIRT, encoded by the coding sequence ATGCAGGTACACGCACTAACCAGCCAGCAGCAAAAAAGTGAATTAGAACGCTTAATTGAAGAACAAAGTCACGAAGCAGCCCAAGGTAATACCGTCCCCTTGGAAGTTGAACCCGCCGATGCCGACTTAGAAAAAGAGGCGTTGTTAGAGGTTGCTGAAGCATCAGAAGAAACATCAACCAAAGCGGTTACTGCAACTAAAGAGGAGAATAGTAAAGAGGATAGTAAAAAGAAGTCTTACACAGAAGATTCGATTCGCCTTTACCTGCAAGAAATCGGTCGAATTCGCTTGCTGCGGGCTGATGAAGAAATTGAGTTAGCGCGGAAAATTGCTGATTTATTAGAGTTAGAACGCAAACGGACGGAGTTGGAAGCCACCATTGGCTGTGAACCCACCGATGAAGAGTGGGCCGAAGAGGTGGATATGCCATTACAGAAGTTTCGCCGTCGCTTAATGCTGGGGCGTAGAGCGAAAGAAAAAATGGTACAGTCAAATTTGCGGTTGGTGGTCTCGATCGCGAAAAAATATATGAATCGCGGATTGTCATTTCAAGATTTGATTCAAGAGGGGTCTTTAGGCTTGATTCGCGCTGCGGAAAAGTTTGATCATGAAAAAGGATATAAGTTTTCGACTTATGCCACGTGGTGGATTCGTCAGGCAATTACTCGCGCGATCGCGGATCAATCGCGAACGATTCGCCTTCCCGTTCACTTATACGAAACCATTTCTCGCATTAAGAAAACCACGAAACTCCTTTCCCAAGAGTTAGGGCGCAAGCCAACGGAAGAAGAAATTGCGGAACGGATGGAAATGACCATCGAAAAGTTACGTTTTATTGCTAAATCGGCGCAACTTCCCATTTCTTTGGAAACACCGATTGGGAAAGAAGAAGATTCTCGTCTTGGTGATTTCATCGAAGCCGATGGAGAAACGCCAGAAGATGAAGTCTCGAAAAGTTTATTACGAGAAGATTTAGAAGATGTCCTTGATACCCTGAGTCCCCGCGAACGAGATGTTCTCCGTCTCCGCTACGGTTTAGAAGATGGACGGATGAAAACTCTTGAAGAAATTGGACAAATCTTTAATGTCACTCGCGAACGCATCCGACAAATTGAAGCGAAAGCCTTAAGAAAGTTACGCCATCCCAACCGCAACAGTATTTTAAAAGAATATATTCGCACCTAA
- a CDS encoding chlorophyll a/b-binding protein, whose translation MEENRNDFKFGFNTSAENWNGRLAMIGFVAALLTEILSGQGVLHFWGLL comes from the coding sequence ATGGAAGAAAATCGCAACGATTTCAAATTTGGTTTCAACACATCTGCAGAGAATTGGAATGGTCGCTTAGCAATGATCGGCTTCGTGGCTGCATTACTCACCGAAATTCTCAGTGGACAAGGCGTTCTCCACTTCTGGGGACTCCTCTAA
- a CDS encoding DUF3593 domain-containing protein: MLDKQTLFAASLFPYLGFLWFMTRSRSFPRLAVIGFYVLLLFVFVTIPAGIYAQRAYGESLANVDWLHGSAESFLTLSNILVALGFQAAIQRQKTASSDQKE, translated from the coding sequence ATGTTAGATAAACAAACCCTTTTTGCAGCTTCTCTGTTTCCCTATTTGGGATTTCTTTGGTTTATGACGCGATCGCGCTCCTTTCCTCGCTTAGCAGTGATTGGGTTTTATGTGCTGCTGCTGTTTGTGTTCGTGACGATTCCTGCAGGAATTTATGCCCAACGCGCTTATGGGGAATCTCTAGCGAATGTGGACTGGCTGCATGGGAGCGCGGAATCGTTTCTGACTCTCTCCAATATCTTAGTGGCGTTAGGGTTTCAAGCTGCGATTCAACGCCAGAAAACGGCTTCTTCTGATCAAAAAGAATAA
- a CDS encoding WecB/TagA/CpsF family glycosyltransferase has translation MSFSSPSHPLSTQPESAKVLGIPVHLLSDYLSWLEDRWQQGKGTHVVTLNAEMVMLARKNRKLAGAIAQADLIIPDGAGVVLSLSLQGKKQQRFPGIELAGALLKRIAQEKHSGTVFFYGGVPGRAEASAQFWQQQHPELTIHSQHGYLSEQETVNLTETLRQKQPQLILVGLGVPRQELWIAQHRHLCPQAIWIGVGGAFDIWGGAKSRAPAWFRNNNLEWLYRFYQEPSRWRRMLVLPLFAWAALIHRDRG, from the coding sequence ATGAGTTTTTCCTCTCCCAGTCATCCCTTATCAACTCAGCCTGAATCAGCAAAGGTTTTGGGGATTCCCGTTCACCTGTTATCGGATTATTTAAGCTGGCTAGAAGACCGTTGGCAGCAGGGAAAGGGGACTCATGTGGTGACCTTAAATGCAGAAATGGTAATGTTAGCCCGAAAAAATCGGAAACTGGCGGGCGCGATCGCGCAAGCGGATCTAATTATCCCTGATGGGGCGGGAGTTGTGTTATCTTTAAGCCTACAAGGGAAAAAACAACAGCGTTTTCCTGGGATTGAACTGGCGGGCGCACTTTTAAAACGAATCGCACAAGAGAAGCACTCAGGAACAGTGTTTTTTTATGGCGGGGTCCCTGGACGAGCAGAAGCATCCGCCCAATTTTGGCAGCAACAGCATCCCGAATTAACCATTCACAGCCAACATGGTTATCTCTCAGAGCAGGAAACGGTAAACCTTACTGAAACCTTACGCCAAAAGCAACCGCAACTCATTTTAGTAGGATTGGGCGTTCCGCGACAAGAACTTTGGATTGCTCAACATCGCCACTTATGCCCACAAGCGATTTGGATTGGTGTGGGAGGCGCGTTTGATATTTGGGGCGGGGCAAAATCCCGAGCGCCTGCATGGTTTCGGAATAATAACTTAGAATGGCTGTATCGTTTCTATCAAGAGCCGTCCCGATGGCGACGGATGTTGGTATTGCCCTTATTTGCTTGGGCTGCCCTCATCCACCGCGATCGCGGTTAG
- a CDS encoding carbon-nitrogen hydrolase family protein — MKSYLAGAIQMTSQPDLEKNLATAADLVELAVRRGAQLITLPENFSFLGQETEKVKQASAIAQQTEKFLKTMAQRYQITIVGGGFPIPVADGKVSNTALMINANGEELARYEKVHLFDVNLPDGNTYQESQTVKAGVSLPPLCISPEYGKIGLSVCYDVRFPELYRQLSKQGAEILLIPAAFTAYTGKDHWQVLLQARAIENTAYVIAPAQTGNHYARRHSHGHAMIVDPWGIVLSDAGEDEGVAIAEINPSRLEQVRRQMPSLEHSVFI, encoded by the coding sequence ATGAAATCATATCTGGCGGGTGCTATTCAGATGACAAGTCAGCCTGATTTAGAGAAAAATTTGGCGACAGCAGCAGATTTAGTCGAATTAGCAGTACGCAGAGGGGCGCAATTGATTACTCTTCCTGAAAACTTTTCCTTTCTGGGACAAGAAACAGAAAAGGTAAAACAAGCCAGCGCGATCGCGCAACAAACGGAAAAATTCCTGAAAACCATGGCTCAACGGTATCAAATTACCATTGTCGGTGGCGGTTTTCCGATTCCTGTGGCTGATGGTAAAGTGTCTAACACTGCCCTCATGATTAATGCCAATGGGGAAGAATTAGCCCGTTACGAAAAAGTGCATCTGTTTGATGTCAATCTTCCTGATGGTAATACTTATCAAGAATCCCAAACTGTCAAAGCTGGGGTTTCTCTTCCGCCGTTATGTATTTCCCCTGAATATGGAAAAATTGGGCTGTCTGTGTGCTACGATGTCCGCTTTCCTGAGTTATATCGCCAGTTATCTAAACAGGGGGCAGAAATCCTGCTCATTCCTGCTGCGTTTACCGCTTACACAGGGAAAGACCATTGGCAAGTCTTATTACAAGCCCGCGCCATTGAAAACACCGCTTATGTCATCGCCCCCGCCCAAACGGGAAATCATTATGCGCGACGACACAGCCACGGTCATGCCATGATTGTCGATCCTTGGGGGATTGTCTTAAGTGATGCGGGAGAAGATGAAGGGGTCGCGATCGCGGAAATCAACCCCTCCCGCTTAGAACAAGTTCGCCGTCAGATGCCATCCTTAGAACACAGCGTATTTATTTAA
- a CDS encoding YlqD family protein, whose amino-acid sequence MNQDNKNLLLKRPINLKVIVTQRWKEEVQQQLQSQINQQDGQLQQLENQGQSAIAQVTQQGSNPSDPQVQQQLRNIQNQLNQQKSKVTEQKNQALQQLQQVQLLEEGQEVGQGQLDSFVRIQVGDNLVQKMNVEVVVKDGVIQEIRGEV is encoded by the coding sequence ATGAACCAAGACAATAAAAATTTATTACTGAAGCGTCCCATTAATTTAAAGGTGATTGTAACTCAGCGTTGGAAAGAAGAGGTGCAACAACAGTTACAATCCCAGATTAATCAGCAAGATGGACAACTGCAACAGTTAGAAAATCAAGGGCAAAGCGCGATCGCGCAGGTGACTCAACAAGGGAGTAATCCCAGTGATCCGCAAGTGCAACAACAACTTCGGAACATCCAAAACCAACTCAATCAACAAAAAAGTAAGGTCACAGAACAAAAAAACCAAGCCCTCCAACAGTTGCAACAAGTCCAGCTTTTAGAGGAAGGGCAAGAAGTGGGTCAAGGACAACTCGACAGCTTTGTTCGCATTCAAGTGGGAGATAACTTAGTCCAGAAAATGAATGTGGAAGTTGTGGTCAAAGATGGTGTGATCCAAGAGATTCGCGGTGAGGTTTAA